In Sphingobacterium sp. SYP-B4668, the sequence TTTGCACCTTTTGAGGCAATGCTTTTGCTCAAAAGTCCACCCAAATTTTTTCCTCCACCAGCAATCAGCACTACTTTTCCTTTAAAATCGTTTCTTGACATAGTATGATTATTTTAAGTTTATCTAACCACACAAAGTTCAACAAGCTATTTTTCTATTTTGTGGTGAACTTTTCGGAACTTTTATTTTTTTCTCCTTTTCTGAATTGTCCCGGAGTCTCACCTGTGAATTTTTTAAAGAATTTGGAGAAATTCGAAGGATCGTAGGTAAGCTTTTTGGCGATTTCAGCAATAGACAGATCGGTCTCCATCAACAAGGATTTGGCCTTTTCAACGATTTTAAGATCGTAGAAATGACACGGATGGTGCCCTGCCGTTTGTTGTATAGTATCCGATAGATGTGAATGAGAGATATGCAGTGCACTAGCAATCTGGTTGAGTTCTAAAAAATCGAGTATATCACCGCTTGCAACCTCTTCGATGTGTCGATCCAAAAACCTGAAGTAGTCATTCATGATTTCTTCACCACGTTTGTTTTCATTTTTCACATTTTGTTTCATATCCATGATCGTGCTTTAGCCCATTCCATAAATTTCAACATTTCTATCCAGATTATCATGGTGAACTTTTCGGATTCACACGACCAGATGACGATACCCTTGAGAGGGTAACAATCAAAAAGCCGCTAGAGGTTTCCCAATAGCGGCTTTCTATACTTCAGATTCAATACCAGATTATTTAAAAAATATACTTGGTACTTAAAAAGTTAGATTTATTTTCACTTACAATAGCGTTCAACAAATCCTTGTTGTGCTCTGTATTTTTGGTAGCCACTAGCGATCGGATAGAAAAAGACCGCAGCGCATCTACTACTGACAGCGTACCTTCAGCACTATCCTTTCTCCCTGTGAATGGGAAAATATCAGGTCCTCGCTGGCATTGACAATTGATATTTACCCTGCTCACCTGATTCACCAAAGGATCGATCAAGGAAGAGATTACGGCTGCATTGCTACTGAATATACTTACCTGCTGGCCATGGGATGAACCAATCAAATATTCAATTGGTTCCTCCAAATCATCAAACGGTACCACCGGTACTACCGGTCCAAATTGCTCTTCGCGGTACAGCTTCATCTGCTCATTCACTGGGTACACAATCGCCGGATATACGAATGACTCCTCCACCTCGCCGCCATGCGGATTGATTACCTTAGCGCCATGCTTTTTAGCATCTTCGATACACTCTGTCAAGTAAGCCGGTTTATTGACTTCAGGAAGTGGTGTCAGTGCTACTCCACTCTCCCAAGGCATCCCATATTTCAGGCGTGATACCTCGTCCGTTAGTTTTTTCAGGAATTCCTGAGCCAAGCTACGATGCACATATACAATCTTGATTGCGGTACAGCGCTGACCATTGAAAGACAATGCTCCGAGGACAGTCTCCTTTACGGCCAAATCCAGATCGGCATCACGCGTCACTATGGCAGCGTTCTTAGCATCCAATCCCAAGATAGCACGCAGACGATTTACTTTCGGGTGGAGCTTTTTCAGCTCATCCGCGACCCTACTTGAGCCAATCAACGTCAATACATTGATCTTGCCAGACTGCATCAGTTGCGGGACGATCTTATTGCCACGACCGTATATCGTGTTGACCACACCCTTAGGGAAGCTAGTCCGGAAGGCCTCCAACAAGGGATAGTGCAAAAGTGTACCGTGCTTAGGTGGTTTGAACAGCAAGGTATTGCCCATGATCAATGCCGGGATCAACGTCGTGAACGTCTCATTCAACGGATAGTTGAATGGCCCCATGCAGAGCACCACGCCCAGTGGTGACCTTCTGACTTGTGCGATGATACCCTGTTCGATTTGAAAACGGGATGAATCCCGATCTACGTCTTTCAAAGCATCGATGGTCGCATAGATATATTCCACGGTACGGTCAAATTCCTTTACCGAGTCCGAATACGATTTACCGATTTCCCACATGATCAATTTGACCACGCTGTCCTTTTGTTCCAGCATCTGCTGAGTGAAACGCTCGACACAAGCGATACGGTGGGCCACACTCATCGTTGGCCATTCGCCGCGACCATTGTCGTAGGCAGCTACTGCAGCCTCCAATGCTTCCATAGATTCCTTTTCCGTACATACCGGATAGCTACCAATACGTTTGCGTTGCAAGCCATCTTTGGTTTGGACACAAATTGGAGAGAAGACCTCATTTACCTCACCTTCCCAAGGGAGCAACTTGCCATTCGATAGGAATACGCGTTGATCCAATTGTTGAGTGAGGTTAAATTCCGGGGGAATATCCGCGTCGGAATAAAAAATGTTCTTTAGGTTTAAGCTCATTTTTCTACTTAAATTATAATTTATGAATAGGTGATTACTCGTACCCAACGACAGTTCACGGACTGGTGAAGCCCGTCATTTCGATGGTACGCAACCATAAAGATATACAAACCTGATCAAACTTTCTTAACAAAATTTTTATTTCCCATTTTTTCAAAAGACTATCGCTATCCGCAGTTACTATTATTCAATACAGAAATGTTAGCCAATCTTCCTCGATTTCATCTTTGAAGAGCATATGTAAGTCGGTATCCTTATTGATATTAGAAACAAAATCATTCCAACGAAAGTCCAACAAAGGATGTAGCGATTTGAAGAGATCATCCGTTTAATTCAATGCTAATCACCCCCTATTTAACATGAAGAATTTTTTAAATCTACTTATTTTGACCATCCTTATCATTACGACAGGATCATGTAAAGATAATCGTGAAGTTCAATGTTTAGAGATAGCACTTCCCATGGTCGTCAATCTCAACTATGTGGACGAAAGTGGGAAGGATCTCCTCTTTGGTGACACACCTCTTTATCCAACCGAACATCTTAACATATACAAAACAATAGGTGATAAGGAAGTGCCGATATCCTTTTCTATCAATAAAGAGGATAGATTCATTTCCCTAAATTTACAGGAATACAAAAATGGCACTTTTTTCATTGTGCTAACAGCTGATGTCGTTGATAAAATAACCTATACTGGCAAAACTATCCCTGAGGATCCCTGTCAGAGTTACAAAGTCGCCCATTTGAAACAGGGAGACCGAAATGCCCAATATGACGAACAGAAACAAATCTGGAAGTTTATAAAATAAGTAGCATAGAGAATTGGGTATCGAGATGGGCGCGACATTTGAATCACCGCAAGAGGAAGAGTCCCGCCGCGGCTCGAGTGACATCAAAAAACACTATTTGCTTACATTTGCCTCTCCCCATTCATCCATCTGCACCAGTATCTCTTTGAGCGACCTTCCATGTTCCGTCAGTTCATATTCCACTTTTGGCGGCACCTGTTGATATACCATTCGATTGATAAGTCCGTCACTTTCCAACTCCTTCAACTTAGCAATCAACATCCGTTCAGAGATTCCCGTCAATCGTTTCCTTAATTCACTATATCTGAGCTTGTTCTCACTTAAGAGATAGGAAAGAATATTTATCTTCCATCTCCCGCCAATAATCGAAAGTGTAAATGCGATACCACATTTATTCTTCCAATAGATTTCATTCGTATTGTTAGTTGAATTTTCCTTTCTCATACCTATACTTACTTTTTTGTCAGTACCATACAATTTTGTATGTTCTATTATTCAAGCAAGTTAATAAAGATATTTGTACCCTCATCAAACGAATATCAAAATGGAAACTGTAAAATCGATCGTTCACTGGCTAAGCTACGCCTACTACCTCTACGTCTTTGGCTATGCCTCTCTATTCAAAGTCTTTCAAAAATCATCCATGATGGAAAGCATGCAATCTTTGGGTTTTAATAGGCATTGGACCCTAATCATCGGTGCAGGCGAACTCATTGGTGTCCTCCTGATTGTGATTGGCATTTTCAAGCCCGATTTAAAGAATTTAGGAATATTGCTGTTATTCCCCTTTGCCGTCGGCGCATTTACCGCACATATGGCACATCAAGAGTATCATCACTTCTATGACGCTCTCTTGATGTGTATCCTGACGGTTGTTTTATTATCCACCGACAAATACTTTAAGATAGTCCTTTAGCACGGAAGTCTACATTTCCTTCTTATAACAGTCTTTTTCAATAAGCTGTTGTTGCTTTGTTCCTTGCATTTTGTAAGTTCTTTAGTCCCGCTATTCATTATATTTAGATAATTGAATACGGGCTAAAGTAATATACGGTGTAGAGGTCTAATAGATTTGACGCAAGCTAAGGTCAAGCTATCTTTTGACAACCAGATTGGCAACTCTATCGGTATCTCGGTATGCCACTCGATCCAGAGCCTGAGACTGAAATAATTTCACCGTCACGGACACGAATGAAAATACCCACAATACTTTTCACACGCCTTCCACCCTGCAGCTCAGGTTGCCAAAGATCCTTATCCTGCTGAAAGTGCCTTTTAACAAATTCCGAAAATGTTGATGGCCTTCCTGACACCAATTCTACATTGCTTATATTTCCACGAGGATGTACCACCCCTCGAAACAAAAGTACAGAATCCTGTGGCATAGACCGGCCCGTAACTTCGTAATTGCGATAAGATTTGACCAAGTCCTCCTTTAATTTCAGATCTCCTCCAATATAATGAGCTGCAAATTTCTCGCTAAACAAGGATGACTCCTCGCCCTCAAGGGTGTACACGTCGACGTCATATATCAACGAATCCTTTTTCATGCGGGCAGTAATTTCAGCATGTTTTGGCAATGTAGACACTGCTTCTAAATAGCCCGTCTGGATATTCGGGTACATTGGAAGATTGATTGACGGATATTTAGTTTGTAAAACATACAAATCGCCCTCAAACTTCAGATCATAATGCGTCTCTAGCTTATCCCCCTTGAGGCCTTCGTGATGTATGAAAATATCCGCGGGTACCCGATCGGTATACTTTACACGAACCTTTCGTATTGTCGGATTTTCAGTAAAGAACAATGTATTAGAGCTATCACCAAAGCCTACACTAAAGCTCGCATGACGGGTGGACTGCGCTTTCGCGGCTATCGCCAGACCAAGCATAAGGGTTAAATGTATTATTTTTTTCATCCTGCTTTTTCAAGTTTAGTTAATACAAGATATTATGTCCTGTACTGCTAGCAAACCGATCACTACCCTCCTATGTCACTCCGTAGCTAAAGTCATGATTCTCCAACTATTAAATCTAATAAATACTGATGAGACTAAATCGGGTTTTATTAAATTACAACCTTCCGTTTTTAAAATAATGGCGCCTATTGTTTAAAGCCATATATTTCACTATGTTTATGCTATCCCGAAGCTTGCAGATACAAGAATATGAGTACATACACCTTACTTGTTGGCAACGACATCAACAACATCTCTCCTGGTATCAGTTGGAAAGATCTATTGATCGCCATCAAAAACAAATACCATGTTCCTTTATTAGAGAACGGCAACAAACCATTCCCTATGCTCTATGAAGAGATATTCCTACATGCTATCAAGAATCGTCACATAAAAGAGAAAGAGCTAAAGATGGAT encodes:
- a CDS encoding helix-turn-helix domain-containing protein → MDMKQNVKNENKRGEEIMNDYFRFLDRHIEEVASGDILDFLELNQIASALHISHSHLSDTIQQTAGHHPCHFYDLKIVEKAKSLLMETDLSIAEIAKKLTYDPSNFSKFFKKFTGETPGQFRKGEKNKSSEKFTTK
- a CDS encoding NADP-dependent glyceraldehyde-3-phosphate dehydrogenase; translation: MSLNLKNIFYSDADIPPEFNLTQQLDQRVFLSNGKLLPWEGEVNEVFSPICVQTKDGLQRKRIGSYPVCTEKESMEALEAAVAAYDNGRGEWPTMSVAHRIACVERFTQQMLEQKDSVVKLIMWEIGKSYSDSVKEFDRTVEYIYATIDALKDVDRDSSRFQIEQGIIAQVRRSPLGVVLCMGPFNYPLNETFTTLIPALIMGNTLLFKPPKHGTLLHYPLLEAFRTSFPKGVVNTIYGRGNKIVPQLMQSGKINVLTLIGSSRVADELKKLHPKVNRLRAILGLDAKNAAIVTRDADLDLAVKETVLGALSFNGQRCTAIKIVYVHRSLAQEFLKKLTDEVSRLKYGMPWESGVALTPLPEVNKPAYLTECIEDAKKHGAKVINPHGGEVEESFVYPAIVYPVNEQMKLYREEQFGPVVPVVPFDDLEEPIEYLIGSSHGQQVSIFSSNAAVISSLIDPLVNQVSRVNINCQCQRGPDIFPFTGRKDSAEGTLSVVDALRSFSIRSLVATKNTEHNKDLLNAIVSENKSNFLSTKYIF
- a CDS encoding winged helix-turn-helix transcriptional regulator, which encodes MRKENSTNNTNEIYWKNKCGIAFTLSIIGGRWKINILSYLLSENKLRYSELRKRLTGISERMLIAKLKELESDGLINRMVYQQVPPKVEYELTEHGRSLKEILVQMDEWGEANVSK
- a CDS encoding DoxX family protein; translation: METVKSIVHWLSYAYYLYVFGYASLFKVFQKSSMMESMQSLGFNRHWTLIIGAGELIGVLLIVIGIFKPDLKNLGILLLFPFAVGAFTAHMAHQEYHHFYDALLMCILTVVLLSTDKYFKIVL